The Fulvivirga maritima genome segment CCTGGTGGTCATTATCCATAATTTACCATCTACCCCCTTACTTAGATTTTCTGGCGTCAACTTCATTACATCAATATACGCTAAGCCAGTATAACAGCTAAAAACAAATAGATCCCTCACCCAATCCAACCTGGCTATCTCGAACTTCTTATCCTGCAACCTTATTAACTCATCTTGATCCAGAAAACCGCGCTCAACTTTATTAAATTTCAGCTGATATCTTTCAAATGGATCCTTTACCATCCACTCTAACCTCACAGCCAACCGTATTAACTTCCTCAATCTTTCAAGGTGCTTCATCACACCATTATTAGACAATGGTTTCTGATGATCCGTTGGCTGATATGCCCTTAAGTAAAGCTCAAACTCGGTAATAAACTTATAGGTAAGCTCAGACAAATACATATCTGATTTTCCGTAACGTTTCTTAAGGTAGCGTAGAAGGTATTTCTTAGTTGTATAATAATTCTTTAAGGTGCCATCAGACAAAACATTCTTGAAATTGGTATTATGATAATCAACTAACTGAGTAATAGTGTGCCCGTCTTCATCCAGACCAAGAGCCATGTTCTTGAGAGCTTCTGCCGTAATCAATTTTTTCTCAATCTGCATTTGCTGATAGCTATTAGTAATGCCGGATCTAAATTGTTCCAGATAATGATTTAGTTCCTTTACCGCCATAGCAGTACCTTTCGCCCGACCACCTGATTCATTCCAATTGGCAATTTTAATTCTCTTTTTCATAGAGACTTCCACTCTTTCAGAATCTACAGTAATACGGGC includes the following:
- a CDS encoding site-specific integrase, producing the protein MRSSKTFGVQFIIRRNKLKNGLVPIYARITVDSERVEVSMKKRIKIANWNESGGRAKGTAMAVKELNHYLEQFRSGITNSYQQMQIEKKLITAEALKNMALGLDEDGHTITQLVDYHNTNFKNVLSDGTLKNYYTTKKYLLRYLKKRYGKSDMYLSELTYKFITEFELYLRAYQPTDHQKPLSNNGVMKHLERLRKLIRLAVRLEWMVKDPFERYQLKFNKVERGFLDQDELIRLQDKKFEIARLDWVRDLFVFSCYTGLAYIDVMKLTPENLSKGVDGKLWIMTTRQKTQQKVSVPILPKAMEIISKYKEHPRAEINGTLFPVISNQKLNSYLKEIADLCRIRKNLTFHLARHTFATTVTLSNGVPIESVSKMLGHTKITTTQIYAKVVEHKVSEDMGLLQEKLANSRGISKG